In the Pseudomonadota bacterium genome, one interval contains:
- a CDS encoding pseudoazurin, with protein sequence AELEGTFLMAQGRLNGYLDLVDTSLESGADTASAESDAGDASVDAAAAESPAAEPVVHRVKMLNTGADGGSMVFEPAVLKANVGDTVIFEPTDPAHNSRSVLVPDGAAEWAGALNKELSVTLETEGVYIYVCDPHKIMAMVGVIQVGSATNLDAALAEAEALESGFALAKGRLNTYMGQLN encoded by the coding sequence GGCGGAGCTGGAAGGCACGTTTCTGATGGCACAGGGCCGGTTGAACGGCTACCTCGATCTCGTCGACACCTCGCTCGAATCGGGTGCCGATACAGCCTCGGCTGAGTCCGATGCCGGCGACGCCAGCGTGGACGCGGCGGCTGCCGAGAGCCCGGCGGCGGAGCCCGTCGTGCATCGGGTGAAGATGCTCAATACCGGTGCCGATGGCGGATCGATGGTGTTCGAGCCGGCTGTCTTGAAAGCGAACGTCGGTGACACGGTGATCTTCGAGCCAACCGACCCAGCGCACAACTCGCGCTCGGTGCTGGTGCCGGACGGTGCTGCGGAGTGGGCTGGCGCGCTGAACAAGGAGCTCAGCGTCACACTCGAGACCGAAGGCGTGTACATCTATGTGTGTGATCCGCACAAGATCATGGCCATGGTCGGCGTGATACAAGTCGGTTCAGCGACCAATCTGGACGCGGCGCTGGCCGAGGCAGAGGCATTGGAAAGCGGATTCGCGCTGGCCAAGGGCCGACTTAACACGTATATGGGGCAACTCAACTAG